Within the Fischerella sp. PCC 9605 genome, the region CTGCGGGTTGGATATATAACCACACCCCGCCAATCATTTTGTGGTATATTTTGCCGCAGGTACAGAAAGATTTCTGCAAATAGTCGAGCGTAAATTTCTGAGTCTGATTGAAACTGGACTTCTACAAAGTAAGTGGGGTTTTCGTCAGCTTGTATGGGAAGAAATACGCCATCAATTCTAAATGCAGTTTGTTTGATTTCAACCGATGAAAATTGATAAGCATTCGCTTCTGTTGCAAGTTCACCGATGAGTTCAAAGAAGATACTAGGTAACTCTTGAAAAAGGCGATAGAAAATACTGTCTGTTTTCACAAAAACCTGCCTATCTTGTGGAACGGGCATCTTGCCCGTTCCACAAGATATTTTTAAGGAAAAATGTATAATTCGCTTTCTTCTTCAGAACCATCACGCACTTCCAGCAACCGCTCTTTTGATATGCCTAAGATTCTCGAAAGTGGCGCTAATAAACTATCTTCAACTGCTTCTCCTGAATAAATATTATGCAGTTCTGTAGGTGACAATTTAAAGGTATCGCAGAATTTAGCAAACTCCTGATTATCCAAATCAAGCTCTTTTTGTCTTTCATTCAATAAAGCAGCGATCGCTCTTTTTCCATACTTAGGCCGCTCGCTCATTTTTATATATTTTTTGATTAAATCTTTAACCTGCTTGGGATCGCCACCAGAATTTTTGATTAAGTCAAGACAAGCTTTTTGCAATGCTTTTTGTAAGAGTTCTTCTTCATTTAAAAACTTAAGAACTTCATCCGTAAATTCTTGTTTAAAAAATCCTGCGATCTCACCTTTATAATAAACTGGTAGATAAGTCTCATTCGCTTCTAATTGCCAAGCTAGGGGTTCATTACGTAGAGACATGGTAGCACCTCGCACAAAAATGATACCTCACCATGTTAAACACCAATAACCGTAAGTTCCAATGCAAGCAATGAGGTAAAAGGGACTGGGGACTGGCGATCGGGTACTGAGGTAGTGGTTTTCAATGGAAAAATTTTAGACGGCCACCTCCCGACTGTTGCAACTGGTGTAACATCTGAGGGACTTCCAAAGAAAAAAACATCCCAAATTTTCTTGTGGGATGGGTGTCTTCACCCGTCCCATCTGAGGGGCGGGTCAGGATGCCCACCTCACCATCCGGGATAATTTATTTCTTGGAAATCCCTGAGTTCTACCTCACCTGAAAATACTTGATGTCTACTCTAGCCCTGTCAAGGTGGGTAAAAAACGAACCACTATCTTAGTAGAGAAGACTATTTTCCTCTTCGTGTCTTAGTGTCTTAGTGTTTCAATCATTCTTTTTTCACCACCCTACTCTGCCTTGAGCCGCTGCGCGTCTACGGGTTCGCCACTTTGCCTACCCTGGCGGGAAGCCGCTGCGCGTCTACGTGACGGGAAGCGGAGCCACTGCGGTGGACGGGTCTCCCGGCATAAGGCATGTGGCGTCCAAGACGGCAAGTGGACTCACCAAGACACAAAGACACCAAGAAAAATCCATTTCCAAAACTCAAACCTTGACAGGGGTAGTGTCTACTCTTACGGGAAGTCGAAGAAGGCGCGTCTGTGTGCCTTGGTGGACGCAGTTTATGACAGCTACTTATGAAAGACTGTTGTTGAGGCTGATATACGGATACCTAAGCTTGAGAGTCGCTCCTCTGATTCTCTGGCTTAGGCATCAGCAGCATGAATTTTATATTCAGGGTCTTTATATTAGTTGACCCCGTTATTATTGCAACAAGTAAACTAGTATTTAGATTCGCATCAAATTAGTAAAGTTTATTAACATTTAATATTTTCTTAAGATTTACAATTTAATATTTTCTTTAGATTGTTCACGATAACCGACACAAACGATACCCCGGCTACCAACCGGGGTTTTTGTCCAAGTCAGCTATTGTAGTCTTGCTGTAGGCTGTCGCAACGGGGTACGTGCTGTGAACTCATCAACATTGCGTCAACTCTGGTCTGTAATTGAAGATACTCAGACTAGTATTCTTTTAGAAGACAACGACACGGAATTGGTTCAACAGTTACTAAGGCAACTAGAAACTCAGAAAATACTTAGCAGCGAAGAAATCAGTGTCATCAGTGCTTATATTAGTTCTAGGTTGCCACTAATTCGGGATCTTGCTCTGTTACGTAGAGGATACATTTGAGCAGAAACCTAGAGCGATCGCTTTGGGATAACAGTTATTTATTAAAACTGAAACGTCCGTCAACCTTTTGATTGCCAATACTCGCAGTAACTTTCACCTGATACTGACCAGCTGCATTTCCAGGAAAAAAAGCAGCGTAGTGTTTCCCAGTAGCATCATAACTAAAAGGAATAGTCTTTTGTGTCCCATCTGGTTGCTGAACTTGAGCTGTGACTTTGGCATTAGGTACTGCTTCATGGCGATCGCCTGTTTGCAGATATAAGTCTAGATGAGTTCCGTTGGCTTCTTTTTCAGGCACGAACTCTAAATGATATTTTCCTGTCTCCACAACTTGACCACCTTTGGATGCACCATGCTCATTATTTGTTTTAGCAGCAGGTGAAGCTAAAGTGCTTGGAGACTCGTTATTTGAGGTAGAAGTAGCAGGATTATTTTCTGTATTAGCTGCTTGATTGCTGTTACTACAAGCTCCTAAAAAAAGCAGTCCTGTACTTCCTAGAACTATCAAACTGAATTTGAATGATTTCATTAATTTCTCCTTAATATTGAGAGTCGCATTATTCTTAAATATTTATAGTCAAGCAGCAAAATTTCAGAATAAATAGAAATATTTGCGGTCAAGGTTATCACTTAATTTGCCAAAAGAATGTGAAATCAAGATGAAACTGAACCGAATTCTGCTGATTTCATTCTTATTTCATTTCTTTGCGCCAAACTGAACAGTAAGTATGTACGGAAAGTACGGTACATCACGGTCAACTCTCCATCTAACTGGAGCCTTCAATAATAGAGAAGGAAATTCTTTAATTGCAAAATTCAAAGATTGATTTAAAGTCTATGCAATCTATTTCTTGGAAAACAGGATTTTTTGCGCTTACCTTTGTAGCGATTACATCCTTAAGCAGTGGTGTGCTTACAGCTTGTTCTACAATTGCTTCTCAAAACCAAACTCAAGCACCAAACACCACTGCTACTAATATTAGCGATCGCCAACAAGTGAGTCAACATCACGACATGATGAATCATGGCGGCATGAATCACAGTATGGCAATGGATTTAGGGCCAGCTGATGCTAACTATGATTTGCGCTTCATTGATGCAATGACTTTGCATCACCGAGGAGCGATCGCTATGGCAAAAGAAGCTGAGCAAAAATCTCAACGCCCTGAGATCAAGAAATTAGCACGTAACATCATCGTTGCTCAAAGTAGAGAAGAAAATGAGCTATTGCAGAAGTGGCGAAAAGCCTGGTATCCCCAAGTAAGTGCTGAGCCTGTAGCCTACGGCGGCGAGGGTAAATCTGTAGTACCTATGTCCAATGAACAACAGCAAAGCATGGCAATGCTTGAGGATCTGGGATCTGCGGATGCAGAATTCGATCTGCGCTTTATGAATGCCATGATTGCTCATCATGAGGGTGCTGTAAATATGGCTCAAGATGCTTTGAACAAGTCTAAACGTCCTGAAATCAAGAAATTAGCTCAAGAGATTATTGATTCACAGCAAGCAGAGATTAACCAAATGAAGCAGTGGCGACAAGCTTGGTATAACAAGTAATATCGTGTCTGCATGAAATTTATACTCTCGCCTAGAACGTCGATTCAGTATTCAGAAATTGTCTTTATGGATCAGACAAGGGAAACACCTTCGGGAAGTCACGCATTCAAAAGTCAAAAGTCAAAATTAGAATCTTGACTTTTGAATTGTTTTGTCTTCCTTCCCTTGTCCTTCTTGTCAAAAGAAGTTTCTGTGTCTGCCAAGACGGCGATCGCTAACCCAATCAATACTAACTGAGGATTTTAGGATACTTAATTTAATATAACAATTGAACAGTTATTCAATTGTGCAATTTTTGAATTTTAGTTAAAATTGATATTGATAACCATTGCCTAAAAGAAAATTGCCATGAACAAGCAAAAGGGAAAGCAAGATTTGGACCTACTCCCAGGTTCTGAAACGCCTAAGTGCGATACCCATTTGGTGCATTTAGATCGTGTACGTTCAATAGGGGCGCAAATTCTGCCAACAAACAAAGCACAGGAGATGGCAGAAATTTTTGGGGTGTTGGCAGATACGAACCGTCTACGCCTCTTATCAGCTTTGGCAAACCAAGAATTGTGTGTATGCGATTTAGCTGCATTGACAAAAATGACAGAATCAGCAGTTTCACACCAACTAAGATTATTAAAGGCAATGCGTTTAGTCAGTTATCGCCGAGAAGGTCGTAACGTCTATTACAGCTTGGCTGACAGTCACATCATTAACCTGTATCGTTCTATAGTAGAACACTTGGATGAATCCTAATTTCCCTCATTAGAAATAGCTTGTTGACATTGAGAAATTAATAAGTGCGATCGCGCTGTCTAAATATTAGATATCTATAAAATTAAAGATGCAGGTGACAATTTTTGTAACTATGAGTGAGAAAGTAATTCGCCAACAATATGACCAAGTGGCAAACTTGTACGATCGGCGCTGGAGTACTTATATTGCCAAAACACTATCTTTTCTCAAAACTTGGGCGCATATTTCACCAGAGGCGACAGTGCTTGATATTGGCTGTGGAACAGGAGAATTTGAGCGATTACTACTAACCGAAAATCCACAGCAGATGATTACCGGAGTAGACATTTCAGAAGAGATGCTGCTTGTAGCTAAACAAAAATGCCGTGCTTATCCCAACGTTTCATTCCTGACAGCAAGTGCATC harbors:
- a CDS encoding DUF305 domain-containing protein, with the translated sequence MQSISWKTGFFALTFVAITSLSSGVLTACSTIASQNQTQAPNTTATNISDRQQVSQHHDMMNHGGMNHSMAMDLGPADANYDLRFIDAMTLHHRGAIAMAKEAEQKSQRPEIKKLARNIIVAQSREENELLQKWRKAWYPQVSAEPVAYGGEGKSVVPMSNEQQQSMAMLEDLGSADAEFDLRFMNAMIAHHEGAVNMAQDALNKSKRPEIKKLAQEIIDSQQAEINQMKQWRQAWYNK
- a CDS encoding ArsR/SmtB family transcription factor, whose product is MNKQKGKQDLDLLPGSETPKCDTHLVHLDRVRSIGAQILPTNKAQEMAEIFGVLADTNRLRLLSALANQELCVCDLAALTKMTESAVSHQLRLLKAMRLVSYRREGRNVYYSLADSHIINLYRSIVEHLDES